A DNA window from Pseudorasbora parva isolate DD20220531a chromosome 5, ASM2467924v1, whole genome shotgun sequence contains the following coding sequences:
- the LOC137075057 gene encoding gastrula zinc finger protein XlCGF8.2DB-like isoform X2 yields MALKDASHEHESHELNEREEEEEKDHYDKHHDFMTGERSTQAKKTGTDSYFTCQQCEKSFRHKGNLNVHMRIHTGEKPFTCQQCGTSFTEKGSLKAHIRIHTGEKPFTCQQCGRSFRHKGNLIAHMRIHTGESSFICQQCGKSFRHKGILKIHMRVHTGEKPYTCQQCGKSFTDKGSLMIHMRIHTGEKPYTCQQCGTSFTRKENLKRHMRVHTREKPYTCTLCGNGFTRELSLRKHMNIHTGEKPFTFDQC; encoded by the coding sequence ATGGCATTGAAAGACGCAAGTCATGAACATGAAAGTCATGAACTTAATGAAAgggaagaagaggaagagaaaGACCATTATGATAAACATCATGATTTCATGACTGGAGAAAGATCGACACAGGCTAAAAAGACAGGAACTGACAGTtatttcacctgccaacagtgtgaaAAGAGTTTCAGACACAAAGGAAACCTTAacgtccacatgagaattcacactggagagaagcctttcacctgTCAACAGTGTGGAACTAGTTTTACTGAAAAAGGAAGCCTTAAAGCCCACATAaggatccacactggagagaagccattcacctgccaacagtgtggaaggAGTTTCAGACACAAAGGAAACCTTATAGCCCACATGAGAATACACACTGGCGAGAGCTCTTTcatctgccaacagtgtggaaagagttttagaCATAAAGGAATCCTTAAaatccacatgagagttcacactggagagaagccttacacctgccaacagtgtggaaagagtttcactgaTAAAGGAAGCCTAATGatccacatgagaattcacactggagagaagccttatacctgccaacagtgtggaacgAGTTTCACTCGAAAAGAAAACCTTAAAAggcacatgagagttcacaccagagagaagccttacacctgcacTCTGTGCGGGAATGGCTTCACACGAGAACTAAGCCTTAGGAAACACATGAatattcacactggagaaaagccATTTACatttgatcagtgttaa